The Streptomyces luteogriseus genome includes a window with the following:
- a CDS encoding ribonuclease D, translated as MTDAHDTAADSSLRTTGGAPPDDGGSSATEAPIPLLEPREGIPPVIADETALARVIAAFEAGSGPVAVDAERASGYRYGQRAYLVQLRREGAGTALIDPVACPDLSALGDALSGVEWVLHAATQDLPCLREIGMVPTRLFDTELAGRLAGFPRVGLGAMVEGVLGFVLEKGHSAVDWSTRPLPEPWLRYAALDVELLVDLRDALEKELDRQGKLGWARQEFDAIASAPPPEPRKDPWRRTSGMHKVRRRRQLAVVRELWQTRDRIAQRRDVSPGKVLGDAAIVEAALALPANVHALAALNGFGHRVGKRQLEQWQAAVDRAKGLSEAQLPQPGQSVAGPPPPRAWADKDPVAAARLSAARAGVSALAERLNMPQENLITPDTVRRVCWEPPAVVDAESVAAALAGHGARPWQVEQVTPVLVEALSAKDA; from the coding sequence GTGACCGACGCCCACGACACCGCAGCAGACAGCTCACTGCGCACCACCGGAGGCGCCCCTCCGGACGACGGCGGATCTTCTGCTACGGAGGCGCCGATCCCTCTGCTCGAGCCGCGTGAGGGCATTCCGCCCGTCATCGCGGACGAGACCGCACTGGCCCGGGTGATCGCCGCCTTCGAGGCGGGGTCCGGGCCCGTGGCCGTGGACGCCGAGCGCGCGTCCGGCTATCGCTACGGGCAGCGCGCCTATCTCGTGCAGCTGCGCCGCGAGGGCGCCGGAACGGCCCTGATCGACCCCGTGGCCTGCCCCGACCTGTCCGCCCTCGGTGATGCCCTGTCCGGCGTCGAGTGGGTGCTGCACGCCGCCACCCAGGACCTGCCCTGCCTTCGCGAGATAGGCATGGTGCCGACGCGGCTGTTCGACACGGAGCTGGCCGGGCGGCTCGCCGGGTTCCCCCGGGTCGGTCTCGGCGCGATGGTCGAGGGCGTGCTGGGCTTCGTCCTGGAGAAGGGGCACTCCGCCGTCGACTGGTCGACCCGGCCCCTGCCCGAGCCCTGGCTGCGCTACGCGGCGCTGGACGTCGAGCTGCTCGTCGACCTGCGCGACGCGCTGGAGAAGGAGCTGGACCGGCAGGGCAAGCTGGGCTGGGCCCGCCAGGAGTTCGACGCGATCGCCTCGGCTCCGCCGCCCGAGCCCCGCAAGGACCCGTGGCGGCGTACGTCCGGCATGCACAAGGTGCGCCGGCGGCGGCAGCTGGCCGTCGTACGGGAGCTGTGGCAGACCCGGGACCGGATCGCGCAGCGCCGGGACGTGTCGCCGGGCAAGGTGCTCGGGGACGCGGCCATCGTGGAGGCAGCGCTGGCGCTTCCGGCCAATGTCCACGCGCTCGCCGCGCTGAACGGTTTCGGCCACCGTGTGGGCAAGCGGCAGCTGGAGCAGTGGCAGGCCGCGGTGGACCGGGCGAAGGGGCTGAGCGAGGCGCAGCTGCCGCAGCCCGGCCAGTCGGTGGCCGGGCCACCGCCGCCGCGCGCCTGGGCCGACAAGGACCCCGTGGCCGCGGCGCGGTTGTCCGCGGCCCGGGCCGGGGTGTCGGCCCTGGCCGAGCGGCTGAACATGCCGCAGGAGAATCTGATCACGCCGGACACCGTGCGGCGGGTGTGCTGGGAGCCGCCGGCGGTGGTGGACGCGGAGTCGGTGGCCGCCGCCCTGGCCGGGCACGGTGCGCGGCCGTGGCAGGTGGAGCAGGTGACGCCGGTGCTGGTGGAGGCGTTGTCCGCGAAGGACGCCTGA
- a CDS encoding alpha/beta hydrolase has translation MRAALLYSAAGSLLLSALTGAPDAEDRTGAAERRGTAVAAARAKAAGVDFGPCPDAQDLPGRMQCGTVSVPLDYARPDGRQIELSVSRARATQKDPQNDKRKVLRQGALVHNPGGPGATGLYFPLIGLLPEWKRIAAAYDLVGYAPRGVGRSAPLSCKDPKQFFTGPSQAPAHPSEAYKQERIAKAKAYARGCAERNGSALRHYHSLNNARDLDVLRAALGEERLTFMGSSYGTYFGALYATLFPAHVRRMVFDSVVHPGPGRIWYRNNLAQSAAFEDRWRDVREWIARHDDVYGLGATEREVLRSYERASARLAAEPAGGKVGPGQLHGAFLQAGYYDDQWPHRAHALSAYLKGDAKPLIEQLEQHPEAAAEAENSRAVYVAVECNDAPWPTDWRVWDRDNTRLARVAPFETWDNVWTNLPCAYWPAPRRRPLDVGAGPGELPPTLILAAERDAATPYDGALELHDRLAGSVLVTERDAGAHGLVGGPNACVNGHLEAYLLEGRLPGRGARCAPHAEPKPTAPDRAGPGPGDASADQAREATSSAMSLRRPV, from the coding sequence ATGAGAGCCGCCCTCCTCTACTCGGCCGCCGGGTCCTTGCTGCTGAGCGCCCTCACCGGGGCCCCGGACGCCGAGGACCGGACGGGCGCGGCCGAGCGGCGCGGCACCGCCGTGGCCGCCGCGCGCGCGAAGGCGGCCGGTGTCGACTTCGGCCCCTGCCCCGACGCGCAGGACCTGCCGGGCCGCATGCAGTGCGGCACGGTGAGCGTCCCGCTGGACTACGCCCGCCCGGACGGCCGGCAGATCGAACTGTCCGTCAGCAGGGCCCGGGCCACGCAGAAGGACCCGCAGAACGACAAGCGCAAGGTCCTCCGGCAAGGCGCCCTCGTCCACAACCCGGGCGGTCCCGGTGCCACCGGCCTGTACTTCCCGCTCATCGGCCTGCTCCCCGAGTGGAAGCGGATCGCCGCCGCGTACGACCTCGTCGGCTACGCCCCGCGCGGGGTCGGCCGTTCGGCACCGCTGTCGTGCAAGGACCCGAAGCAGTTCTTCACCGGGCCCTCGCAGGCGCCCGCCCACCCCTCGGAGGCGTACAAGCAGGAGCGCATCGCGAAGGCGAAGGCGTACGCGCGGGGCTGCGCCGAACGGAACGGCAGCGCGCTGCGGCACTACCACTCGCTGAACAACGCCCGCGACCTCGACGTGCTGCGCGCCGCACTCGGCGAGGAGCGGCTGACCTTCATGGGCTCGTCGTACGGCACCTACTTCGGTGCCCTGTACGCGACGCTGTTCCCCGCGCACGTACGGCGGATGGTGTTCGACTCGGTGGTCCATCCCGGCCCCGGGCGGATCTGGTACCGCAACAACCTCGCCCAGTCGGCGGCGTTCGAGGACCGCTGGCGGGACGTCCGGGAGTGGATCGCCCGGCACGACGACGTGTACGGGCTGGGCGCGACGGAGCGGGAGGTGCTGCGCAGTTACGAGCGGGCGAGCGCGAGGCTGGCCGCCGAGCCGGCGGGCGGGAAGGTCGGACCGGGGCAGCTGCACGGGGCGTTCTTGCAGGCCGGCTACTACGACGACCAGTGGCCGCACCGCGCGCACGCGCTGTCGGCGTACCTCAAGGGTGATGCGAAGCCCCTGATCGAGCAGCTGGAGCAGCACCCGGAGGCGGCGGCCGAGGCGGAGAACTCCCGCGCGGTCTATGTGGCCGTCGAGTGCAACGACGCCCCCTGGCCCACGGACTGGAGGGTGTGGGACCGGGACAACACCCGGCTCGCGCGGGTGGCGCCCTTCGAGACCTGGGACAACGTGTGGACGAACCTGCCGTGCGCCTACTGGCCGGCGCCCCGGCGGCGGCCGCTCGACGTCGGCGCCGGGCCGGGCGAGCTGCCGCCGACGCTGATCCTGGCCGCCGAGCGGGACGCCGCCACGCCGTACGACGGCGCCCTCGAACTCCACGACCGCCTGGCGGGCTCGGTGCTGGTGACCGAGCGGGACGCCGGCGCCCACGGGCTGGTGGGCGGCCCGAACGCCTGCGTCAACGGACACCTGGAGGCGTATCTGCTGGAGGGCCGGCTGCCGGGACGCGGCGCGCGGTGCGCCCCGCACGCCGAGCCGAAGCCGACGGCCCCGGACCGGGCCGGGCCGGGGCCGGGCGACGCATCCGCTGATCAGGCCAGAGAGGCGACCAGCTCGGCGATGTCCTTGCGGCGGCCGGTGTAG
- a CDS encoding DUF3000 domain-containing protein: MAAAQGRLSDGAGGMDEAKDTENDRREADSAPPAFRAAVDALKAARLRPQIEVEPTPPPRRLAPHSYALEAAVVDGDQDLADGRLVLLHDPAGHDAWRGTFRLVTLVRAELEPEMAADPLLPEVCWSWLTGALQTRGLTYGEPSGTVTRASSHYFGGLSARPSASQIEIRASWTPREGLGGAPDTAAHLAAWCDLLAQIAGLPPAGPGDASVVTLPQRRGPQSR; encoded by the coding sequence ATGGCTGCGGCTCAGGGACGACTGTCGGACGGCGCTGGCGGAATGGACGAAGCGAAGGACACCGAGAACGACCGGCGGGAGGCGGACTCCGCCCCGCCTGCCTTCCGGGCCGCTGTCGACGCGCTCAAGGCGGCGCGGCTGCGGCCCCAGATCGAGGTCGAGCCCACACCCCCGCCGAGGCGGCTCGCTCCTCACAGCTACGCGCTGGAGGCGGCGGTCGTCGACGGCGACCAGGACCTGGCCGACGGCCGGCTGGTGCTGCTGCACGATCCGGCCGGGCACGACGCCTGGCGGGGCACCTTCCGGCTGGTGACGCTGGTGCGCGCGGAGCTGGAGCCGGAGATGGCGGCGGACCCGCTGCTGCCGGAGGTGTGCTGGTCCTGGCTGACCGGTGCGCTCCAGACACGCGGGCTGACGTACGGGGAGCCGAGCGGCACCGTCACGCGCGCGAGCTCCCACTACTTCGGCGGGCTGTCCGCGCGCCCGTCCGCCTCGCAGATCGAGATCCGTGCGTCGTGGACACCGCGCGAGGGCCTGGGCGGAGCCCCGGACACGGCCGCGCATCTGGCGGCCTGGTGCGATCTGCTGGCCCAGATCGCGGGGCTGCCCCCGGCCGGCCCCGGGGACGCGTCCGTGGTGACGCTCCCCCAGCGGCGAGGGCCGCAGTCCCGCTGA
- a CDS encoding DUF4349 domain-containing protein, with protein MRTRRSVRRPAPALAALLLAAALALTGCSAGDDASGGSNSAADRGADDKAVSGEAAPGGTGSGAGATAPPKLAASHIIRTASLTVQVKDVPKALEQARTGTENAGGYIGDETTTRDAEGHERTRVVLRVPVEKYDEVLAELEGTGKLLDRSAKAEDVTDQVVDVESRITSQRASVARIRELMDRATKLSDVVTLEGELSTRQADLESLLARQKSLKDRTSLATITLSLSETPVKKAAKDDDPGFVDALAGGWSAFVTMLRWLAVAFGAVLPFAAVAALIVVLWLRVVRPRLPRRPAPAPTATALGPLPTARPAPEATQPRTPGERD; from the coding sequence ATGCGCACACGACGATCCGTACGACGCCCCGCACCGGCCCTGGCCGCCCTCCTGCTGGCCGCCGCTCTCGCCCTCACGGGGTGCAGCGCGGGGGACGACGCGTCGGGCGGCAGCAACTCCGCCGCCGACCGCGGGGCGGACGACAAGGCCGTCTCGGGCGAGGCAGCCCCCGGTGGCACCGGAAGCGGCGCCGGGGCCACGGCGCCGCCGAAGCTCGCCGCGAGCCACATCATCCGCACGGCCTCCCTGACCGTGCAGGTCAAGGACGTCCCCAAGGCCCTGGAGCAGGCCCGTACCGGCACCGAGAACGCGGGCGGCTACATCGGCGACGAGACCACCACCCGGGACGCCGAGGGCCATGAGCGCACCCGCGTCGTGCTGCGCGTGCCCGTCGAGAAGTACGACGAGGTCCTCGCCGAACTGGAGGGCACCGGCAAGCTCCTCGACCGCAGCGCGAAGGCGGAGGACGTCACCGACCAGGTCGTGGACGTGGAGAGCCGCATCACCTCGCAGCGCGCCAGCGTGGCCCGGATCCGCGAGCTGATGGACCGGGCCACGAAACTCAGCGACGTGGTGACCCTGGAGGGCGAGCTGAGCACCCGCCAGGCCGACCTGGAGTCGCTGCTCGCCCGGCAGAAGTCCCTGAAGGACCGCACCAGCCTGGCCACCATCACCCTGTCGCTGTCCGAGACCCCGGTGAAGAAGGCGGCCAAGGACGACGACCCGGGCTTCGTGGACGCGCTCGCGGGCGGCTGGAGCGCTTTCGTGACGATGCTGCGCTGGCTCGCCGTCGCCTTCGGGGCGGTCCTGCCGTTCGCGGCGGTGGCCGCACTGATCGTCGTGCTGTGGCTGCGCGTCGTACGCCCCCGGCTGCCGCGCCGCCCCGCGCCCGCCCCCACGGCGACCGCGCTGGGCCCGCTGCCGACGGCCCGCCCCGCCCCCGAGGCCACGCAGCCGCGAACTCCGGGTGAGCGGGACTGA
- a CDS encoding carbohydrate ABC transporter permease, protein MTRRAVTRVLVYLSLIAATAVVLLPLAAVFLTSLKTEKEMAAGSGALALPDDPFHFDNYVTAFQDGRMLSAFANTAVILAVAIGGTVLIGSMTAYAIDRFRFRFRAWVLALFLVAALVPGVTTQVATFQIVNSFGLFDSLWAPIALYMGTDIVSIYIFLQFVRSIPVSLDESARIDGANAFTVYRKVIFPLLKPAIATVVIVKGITVYNDFYIPFLYMPSEDLGVISTSLFRFKGPFGAHWETISAGAILVIVPTLAVFLFLQRFIYNGFTRGATK, encoded by the coding sequence ATGACGCGCCGCGCGGTGACCCGCGTCCTCGTGTACCTGTCGCTGATCGCCGCGACCGCGGTGGTCCTGCTCCCGCTGGCCGCCGTGTTCCTGACCTCGCTGAAGACGGAGAAGGAGATGGCGGCCGGCAGCGGAGCGCTCGCGCTGCCCGACGACCCGTTCCACTTCGACAACTACGTGACCGCGTTCCAGGACGGCCGGATGCTCTCGGCGTTCGCCAACACCGCGGTCATCCTGGCCGTCGCCATCGGCGGTACGGTCCTCATCGGCTCGATGACGGCCTACGCCATCGACCGGTTCCGGTTCCGCTTCCGCGCGTGGGTGCTGGCGCTGTTCCTGGTCGCCGCGCTCGTCCCCGGCGTGACCACCCAGGTGGCCACCTTCCAGATCGTCAACAGCTTCGGCCTGTTCGACAGCCTCTGGGCGCCCATCGCCCTCTACATGGGCACGGACATCGTCTCGATCTACATCTTCCTGCAGTTCGTCCGCTCGATCCCGGTCTCCCTGGACGAGTCGGCCCGCATCGACGGCGCCAACGCCTTCACGGTCTACCGCAAGGTCATCTTCCCGCTGCTGAAACCGGCGATCGCGACGGTCGTGATCGTGAAGGGGATCACCGTCTACAACGACTTCTACATCCCCTTCCTCTACATGCCCTCCGAAGATCTTGGCGTGATCTCGACGTCGCTGTTCCGCTTCAAGGGACCGTTCGGCGCTCACTGGGAGACGATCTCGGCAGGGGCGATCCTGGTGATCGTCCCCACGCTGGCCGTCTTCCTGTTCCTCCAGCGGTTCATCTACAACGGCTTCACCCGGGGGGCCACGAAGTAG
- the hemE gene encoding uroporphyrinogen decarboxylase produces the protein MSANDAPRAQQPSAPYDSAFLKACRREPVPHTPVWFMRQAGRSLPEYRKVREGIPMLESCMRPELVTEITLQPVRRHGVDAAIYFSDIVVPLKAIGIDLDIKPGVGPVVERPIRTREDLAQLRDLTPEDVSYVTEAIGLLTRELGATPLIGFAGAPFTLASYLVEGGPSRTYENAKAMMYGDPELWADLLDRLSDITAAFLKVQIEAGASAVQLFDSWAGALAPVDYRRSVLPASAKVFEAVAGYGVPRIHFGVGTGELLGLMGEAGADVVGVDWRVPMDEAARRVGPGKALQGNLDPTVLFAPTEAVEAKTLEVLDSAKDLEGHIFNLGHGVMPSTDPDALTRLVEHVHTRTVR, from the coding sequence GTGAGTGCCAACGACGCCCCTCGGGCCCAGCAGCCGTCCGCCCCGTACGACTCCGCCTTCCTCAAGGCGTGCCGGCGCGAGCCCGTGCCGCACACGCCGGTGTGGTTCATGCGGCAGGCCGGGCGCTCACTGCCGGAGTACCGCAAGGTGCGCGAGGGCATCCCGATGCTCGAGTCCTGCATGCGGCCCGAGCTGGTCACCGAGATCACCCTCCAGCCGGTGCGGCGGCACGGCGTGGACGCGGCGATCTACTTCAGCGACATCGTCGTCCCGCTCAAGGCCATCGGCATCGACCTCGACATCAAGCCCGGCGTCGGCCCGGTCGTCGAGCGCCCGATCCGCACCCGCGAGGACCTCGCGCAGCTGCGCGACCTCACCCCCGAGGACGTCTCCTACGTCACCGAGGCCATCGGCCTGCTCACCCGCGAGCTCGGCGCCACGCCCCTCATCGGCTTCGCCGGAGCCCCCTTCACCCTCGCCAGCTACCTCGTCGAGGGCGGCCCGTCGCGCACGTACGAGAACGCCAAGGCGATGATGTACGGCGACCCGGAGCTGTGGGCCGACCTGCTGGACCGCCTTTCGGACATCACGGCCGCGTTCCTGAAGGTGCAGATCGAGGCGGGTGCCTCGGCGGTCCAGCTGTTCGACTCCTGGGCCGGTGCGCTGGCCCCCGTCGACTACCGGCGCTCGGTGCTGCCCGCGTCGGCGAAGGTCTTCGAGGCCGTGGCCGGGTACGGCGTGCCGCGCATCCACTTCGGCGTCGGCACCGGCGAGCTGCTGGGCCTCATGGGCGAGGCCGGCGCCGATGTCGTCGGCGTCGACTGGCGCGTCCCGATGGACGAGGCCGCCCGCCGTGTCGGCCCCGGCAAGGCGCTCCAGGGCAACCTCGACCCGACCGTGCTGTTCGCCCCGACGGAGGCCGTCGAGGCCAAGACCCTCGAGGTCCTGGACTCGGCGAAGGACCTCGAGGGCCACATCTTCAACCTCGGCCACGGCGTCATGCCGTCCACGGACCCGGACGCGCTGACGCGGCTGGTGGAGCACGTGCACACCCGGACCGTGCGCTGA
- a CDS encoding FAD-dependent oxidoreductase: MNLSRTRERLVVIGGDAAGMSAASQARRLKGPGELEIVAFERGHFTSYSACGIPYWVGGDVTDRDELVARTPEEHRARDIDLRLRTEVTEIDPAGQRVRARDVESGEESWTSYDKLVIATGARPIRPDMPGADAAGVHGVQTLDDGQALLDTLEGTRGRRAVVVGAGYIGVEMAEALIKRGYEVTVVNRGSEPMSTLDPDMGRLVHEAMEGLGITMVNDAEVTNILTGDDGAVRAVVTDDREYPADVVVLGIGVRPETALARAAGLPLGPHGGLLTDRSMRVRGHENLWAGGDCVEVLDLVSGQERHIPLGTHANKHGQVIGTNIGGGYATFPGVVGTAVSKVCDLEIARTGLREKDARRVGLRFESVTIESTSRAGYYPNASPMTVKMLAEHRTGRLLGVQIVGREGAGKRVDIAAVALTAGMTVEQMTALDLGYAPPFSPVWDPVLVAARKAAAKVRSTS, translated from the coding sequence ATGAACTTGAGCCGTACACGGGAGCGACTGGTCGTCATCGGCGGCGACGCCGCGGGCATGTCCGCGGCGTCGCAGGCCCGCCGTCTGAAGGGCCCCGGCGAACTGGAGATCGTGGCGTTCGAACGGGGCCACTTCACGTCGTACTCGGCGTGTGGCATCCCCTACTGGGTCGGCGGCGACGTCACCGACCGGGACGAGCTCGTCGCCCGCACGCCCGAGGAGCACCGTGCCCGGGACATCGACCTGCGGCTGCGCACCGAGGTCACGGAAATCGACCCCGCAGGGCAGCGGGTACGCGCGCGTGACGTGGAGTCCGGCGAGGAGTCCTGGACTTCGTACGACAAGCTGGTGATCGCGACCGGCGCCCGGCCGATCCGGCCGGACATGCCCGGGGCCGACGCCGCCGGGGTGCACGGCGTGCAGACGCTGGACGACGGGCAGGCGCTCCTCGACACGCTGGAGGGCACGCGGGGCCGTCGCGCGGTGGTCGTCGGGGCCGGTTACATCGGCGTGGAGATGGCCGAGGCGCTGATCAAGCGCGGCTACGAGGTGACGGTCGTCAACCGGGGCAGCGAGCCCATGTCGACCCTCGACCCCGACATGGGCCGTCTGGTGCACGAGGCCATGGAGGGCCTGGGCATCACGATGGTGAACGACGCCGAGGTCACGAACATCCTGACCGGCGACGACGGAGCGGTGCGGGCGGTGGTCACCGACGACCGCGAGTACCCCGCGGACGTCGTCGTGCTCGGCATCGGCGTCCGCCCCGAGACGGCCCTCGCCCGGGCCGCCGGTCTGCCCCTCGGCCCGCACGGCGGTCTCCTCACCGACCGTTCGATGCGGGTGCGCGGCCACGAGAACCTCTGGGCCGGCGGCGACTGCGTCGAGGTCCTCGACCTGGTCTCCGGCCAGGAACGGCACATCCCGCTCGGCACCCACGCCAACAAGCACGGCCAGGTCATCGGCACCAACATCGGCGGCGGTTACGCCACCTTCCCGGGCGTGGTCGGCACGGCGGTCAGCAAGGTCTGCGACCTGGAGATCGCCCGCACGGGCCTGCGCGAGAAGGACGCCCGCCGGGTGGGCCTGCGCTTCGAGTCGGTCACCATCGAGTCGACCAGCCGCGCCGGCTACTACCCGAACGCCTCCCCCATGACGGTCAAGATGCTCGCCGAGCACCGCACGGGCCGCCTCCTCGGCGTCCAGATCGTCGGCCGGGAGGGCGCGGGCAAACGCGTCGACATCGCGGCGGTCGCCCTCACGGCCGGCATGACGGTGGAACAGATGACGGCCCTGGACCTCGGCTACGCCCCACCCTTCTCCCCGGTCTGGGACCCGGTCCTGGTGGCGGCCCGCAAGGCGGCGGCGAAAGTCCGCAGCACCTCGTGA
- the hemQ gene encoding hydrogen peroxide-dependent heme synthase produces the protein MSDDASTTASSASPDRIANKGKLAKDLNEVIRYTLWSVFKLKDVLPEDRAGYADEVQELFGQLAAKDVTIRGTYDVSGLRADADLMIWWHAETSDALQEAYNLFRRTKLGRALEPVWSNMALHRPAEFNRSHIPAFLADETPRNYVSVYPFVRSYDWYLLPDEDRRRMLADHGKMARGYPDVRANTVASFSLGDYEWLLAFEADELYRIVDLMRHLRASEARMHVREEVPFYTGRRKDIAELVASLA, from the coding sequence ATGAGTGACGACGCCTCCACCACGGCCTCCAGCGCCTCGCCCGACCGCATCGCGAACAAGGGCAAGCTGGCCAAGGACCTCAACGAGGTCATCCGCTACACGCTCTGGTCCGTCTTCAAGCTGAAGGACGTCCTCCCCGAGGACCGCGCCGGGTACGCCGACGAGGTCCAGGAGCTGTTCGGCCAGCTCGCCGCCAAGGACGTGACCATCCGCGGCACCTACGACGTCTCCGGCCTGCGCGCCGACGCCGACCTCATGATCTGGTGGCACGCCGAGACCAGCGACGCGCTGCAGGAGGCGTACAACCTCTTCCGCCGGACGAAGCTGGGCCGCGCCCTGGAGCCCGTCTGGTCGAACATGGCGCTGCACCGCCCCGCCGAGTTCAACCGCTCGCACATCCCGGCGTTCCTCGCCGACGAGACGCCCCGCAACTACGTGAGCGTCTACCCCTTCGTGCGGTCCTACGACTGGTACCTGCTGCCCGACGAGGACCGCCGGCGCATGCTCGCCGACCACGGCAAGATGGCCCGCGGCTACCCGGACGTGCGCGCCAACACCGTCGCGTCGTTCTCCCTCGGCGACTACGAGTGGCTCCTCGCCTTCGAGGCCGACGAGCTGTACCGCATCGTCGACCTCATGCGTCACCTGCGCGCTTCGGAGGCCCGGATGCACGTCCGCGAGGAGGTGCCGTTCTACACCGGCCGCCGCAAGGACATCGCCGAGCTGGTCGCCTCTCTGGCCTGA
- the hemG gene encoding protoporphyrinogen oxidase produces MREVQGQVVVIGAGIAGLAAAHRLLERGARVTVLEASGRVGGKLLPGEVAGARVDLGAESMLARRPEAVALAREVGLADRLQPPATATASLWTRGALRPFPKGHVMGVPGTASALAGVLSEEGLARIERDAELPRTEVGDDVAVGEYVAERLGREVVDRLLEPMLGGVYAGDAYRISMRSAVPQLFQVARTHTSLTEGVRELQARAAAARQTGPVFMGIRGGIGTLPRAVADSVRARGGEILTRTPVTELRRTPEGGWRVGSGDREWRADAVVVAAPAPVAARLLRAETPGAAAELDAVEYASMALVTLAYRRDGTALPDGSGFLVPPVDGRTIKASTFASQKWGWIADENPDLVVLRTSVGRYGETEILRRDDTELVEISRHDLKAATGLDATPVATRVTRWDDGLPQYPVGHHARVARIREHIARLPGLAVCGAPYDGVGIPACIASAYAAVDRIHGDPRGVEELTAHPVQSLHGGAGE; encoded by the coding sequence ATGCGCGAAGTTCAAGGGCAGGTCGTCGTCATCGGGGCGGGCATCGCGGGGCTGGCCGCCGCACACCGGCTGCTGGAGCGCGGGGCGCGGGTGACCGTGCTGGAGGCGTCCGGCAGGGTCGGCGGCAAGCTGCTGCCCGGGGAGGTCGCGGGTGCGCGTGTGGACCTCGGCGCCGAGTCGATGCTGGCCCGCCGCCCCGAGGCGGTGGCGCTCGCGCGCGAGGTGGGCCTCGCCGACCGTCTCCAGCCTCCGGCCACGGCGACCGCCTCGCTCTGGACCCGCGGCGCCCTGCGCCCCTTCCCCAAGGGGCATGTGATGGGCGTGCCCGGCACCGCGTCCGCCCTGGCCGGCGTGCTGTCCGAGGAAGGCCTCGCCCGCATCGAGCGGGACGCCGAGCTGCCCCGCACCGAGGTCGGTGACGACGTGGCGGTGGGGGAGTACGTGGCGGAGCGCCTCGGCCGCGAGGTCGTCGACCGCCTGCTGGAGCCCATGCTGGGCGGGGTGTACGCGGGCGACGCGTACCGCATCTCCATGCGCTCGGCCGTCCCGCAGCTCTTCCAGGTGGCCCGGACCCACACCTCCCTGACGGAAGGGGTCCGCGAGCTCCAGGCCAGGGCGGCCGCGGCCCGGCAGACCGGCCCGGTGTTCATGGGCATCCGGGGCGGCATCGGCACCCTGCCCCGCGCGGTGGCCGACTCGGTCCGGGCACGCGGGGGCGAGATCCTCACCCGGACGCCGGTGACGGAGCTGCGCCGTACGCCCGAGGGCGGCTGGCGGGTCGGCTCCGGTGACCGCGAGTGGCGCGCGGACGCGGTGGTCGTCGCCGCCCCGGCCCCCGTCGCCGCCCGGCTGCTGCGCGCCGAGACCCCCGGGGCCGCCGCCGAACTCGACGCCGTCGAATACGCCTCCATGGCCCTGGTCACCCTCGCCTACCGCCGCGACGGGACGGCCCTGCCCGACGGCAGCGGCTTCCTCGTGCCGCCGGTCGACGGGCGCACCATCAAGGCGTCCACGTTCGCCTCGCAGAAATGGGGCTGGATCGCCGACGAGAACCCGGACCTGGTCGTCCTGCGCACCTCCGTCGGGCGGTACGGCGAGACGGAGATCCTCCGGCGCGACGACACCGAGCTGGTCGAGATCTCCCGGCACGACCTGAAGGCGGCGACCGGCCTGGACGCCACGCCCGTCGCCACCCGCGTCACCCGCTGGGACGACGGCCTGCCCCAGTACCCCGTCGGCCACCACGCGCGCGTGGCCCGCATCCGCGAGCACATCGCCCGGCTCCCCGGCCTCGCGGTCTGCGGCGCCCCGTACGACGGCGTCGGCATCCCGGCCTGCATCGCCAGTGCGTACGCCGCCGTCGATCGGATCCACGGTGATCCGCGTGGTGTGGAGGAGCTCACCGCCCACCCGGTGCAGAGCCTGCACGGCGGAGCGGGAGAATGA
- a CDS encoding response regulator transcription factor — MSVLLEQPASLVAYRPNKPTAMVVVADPRVRSTVTRHLWALGVRDVIEASSIAEARPRIGNPRDICVADVHLPDGSGLTLLSETRAAGWPNGLALSAADDIGAVRNALAGGVKGYVVTGTRTNVGLPTRPGAAPIGAAAARLHRRPPGAPSHPGGYRELSGREVEVLRLVAEGQSNKAIGVSMGLSALTVKSHLARIARKLGTGDRAGMVAVALRTGIIH, encoded by the coding sequence GTGTCCGTTCTCCTCGAGCAGCCCGCAAGCCTGGTCGCCTACCGCCCGAACAAGCCGACCGCCATGGTGGTCGTGGCCGACCCGCGCGTCCGCTCCACCGTCACCCGCCACCTGTGGGCGCTCGGTGTGCGCGACGTCATCGAGGCCTCGTCCATCGCGGAGGCTCGTCCCCGCATCGGCAACCCCCGCGACATCTGTGTCGCCGACGTCCACCTGCCGGATGGCTCCGGCCTCACCCTGCTGTCGGAGACCCGCGCCGCGGGCTGGCCCAACGGGCTCGCCCTCTCCGCCGCCGACGACATCGGCGCCGTGCGCAACGCACTCGCCGGCGGGGTGAAGGGTTACGTCGTCACCGGCACCCGTACCAATGTCGGGCTCCCCACCCGGCCGGGCGCCGCCCCCATCGGCGCCGCCGCCGCCCGTCTGCACCGCCGCCCCCCGGGTGCCCCGAGCCACCCGGGCGGCTACCGCGAACTGTCCGGCCGTGAGGTCGAGGTGCTGCGCCTGGTCGCGGAAGGCCAGTCGAACAAGGCGATCGGCGTCTCGATGGGACTGTCCGCCCTGACCGTCAAGAGCCACCTCGCCCGCATCGCCCGCAAGCTCGGCACGGGTGACCGCGCCGGCATGGTCGCGGTGGCACTGCGGACCGGGATCATCCACTGA